The following nucleotide sequence is from Melioribacteraceae bacterium.
AGACTCTCCTCAACAAACCAATGCAACCCGGCAGTTATGAAATAGAATTCGACGGCAGCAATCTAACAAGCGGTGTTTACTTCTATGTTTTGGAAACCGGTGGAAAAACATTAAGTAAAAAAATGGTGTTGATAAAATGAAAAATTTCAATCGAATTATACTTTTATTTTTATTGATTTTTATTACAGTATGTAATGCTCAAGAGCACTTCAAAAAACTTGATTCTGTTCCTAAAGAATTTGAAGAAAAGTATATGGTAGAAGAGCATGATTGGAGACCATTATGGGTGGGGAATATGTGGCAATATTCTTCTGGTGGTAAAATAAAAACAAGGTTTGTTGAAAAAGACACAGTTGTAAATGATCAAATATATTTTAAAAAGGTCGATTACTTGTATGATAATGGTCATGTATTTATGTGGGAAAGAAACAAAATTGATTTTAGTTCGACATTAATGCTTGACGTAGCAGATGTAAATCATAACAGTGTTTACAACGAAGAGCTTTTATTGGATAGTGTTGATATGAGCGATGACGTATACTATATAAACTCATATAGATTTGTATATCCGGGTTGGGAATATAAATTCTTTGAAATTCCTTATGAGACGAGAGTGAGTAGACCTCTATGGTATGAGGTTTTTGGTGATACTGTTCTCACGCGAGAAGTTTCGTATGACGGATTTTTCCAATCGGAAGTTCTTGCTGACGGCATTGGATGTATTCTCATCAAAGAAGAAGGACACTGGATGTATCTCAAAGGTGCGATAATTTATGGTGAGCAGTATGGAACAATTGTCTCCGTTGATGAAGAGGCAATCGACAATCAACTCGCACTTTCCCAAAACTACCCAAACCCATTTAACCCAACCACAACAATAAAATTTACAGTTGCAAATGTAGGGACAAGTCGCGACTTGTCCCTACGTGTGTATGACATATTAGGTCGGGAAATCCAAACCCTCCTCAACAAACCAATGCAACCGGGCAGTTACGAAGTACAATTCGATGGAAGCAATCTAACAAGCGGCGTTTACTTTTACGTTTTAGAAACCAGTGGAAAAAGGTTAACTAAAAAAATGTTGTTGGTAAAATGAAATGATTCAATCGAATTATTTTTCTTTTTTGAATTCTAAGTCCTGAATTCTCCATTCTACTTAAAAAGAATAATTGCAGATAGTTTTACCTATGGTTATATTATGACATCATTATGGAGGCACATTAAATGAATAGTATTACCGTAAGAAATATACCTGAGAGAGTTCATAAAAAACTTAAACAACGTTCCGAACTTTCCCGCAGAAGTATAAACAGTGAAATAATTGCTTGCCTTGAAGAAGTTCTGCTCACAAATAAACTTGAGGTTGAGCAGATTCTAGAAAAATCTAAAATGATTAGGGATAATCTCAATTTCGAAATCAATTTAGATGAGCTTGAGAAAGCAAAGGATAACGGTAGAATATGATTGTTATAGATACAAATGTTGTAGCATATCTATTTATGAATGGAGAATATACCCAAAATACCGAAAGACTGTTAAAATCAGATTCTCATTGGTGTGCACCTTTGCTTTGGCGTTCTGAATTTAGAAGTATTCTTACTCTTTATATGCGTAAAAAACTGCTTACTTTAAATCAATCATTTGAGATAATGCGAGAAGCGCAAAAAATCCTGAAAGGGAACGAATTCTCTGTTGACTCAATTGCGGTATTAGAAAGAGTCAATAAGTGTAAGCTTTCAGCATATGATCTAGAATTTGTCACTCTTGCGGAATCACTGAAAGTTAAACTTATTACATTGGATAAAAAGATTGTAAATGAATTTCCGAAAACAGCTGTATCCCTAAAAGATTACTAAAAATTTTTGATAATGCAATTTATTATTCGTGGAGACATCCCGCAAATCGGGATATCTCTACAAATTAATATCTACTCACTTCAACATTAGAAACCGCACCGTGAATTTCGATATAAATCTTATTTGATGATTCATCGAAATTATTTGTTTCATATACATTGTTAACTTTTCTGAATCCTTCAAAATCTTTACCGGATAAAAACATTTCACCACGGATTTGACATCCACTGTTTCTGGGAACAAAAATCTCTAAATTTGCAGCACCCATTTCAACTTTTACATCTGATCTTTCAAGTTTGTCTCCAAGTCTTAATTCGATATCGGTCGCACCTGTCTTTAAACTAAGTTCATGAATTTTGAATTCTTCTAATTCCAAAATTGAACTTGCTGCGCCAAGTTTAAGATCCATATCCCAAATGGGATTTTCATTTAGCCTGATATCTAAACGATTATCAATCCTGTCTTCGAACACTCTAAACGATGAATCTTTCATTCTAAGATCTATCAACGCCTTATTGCCGGAGATTCGTGTATCAAATTTATATCTTGCAAAATCTCCCCGCGTATATCCATTAATTAAATCGTCGGTAGTTTTTCTTACAACAATTTTTCCCGCACCGGCGGAAAGTTCCAAGAAAGCATTTTCGATTGACTCATCATAATCAGCTATAAAATTCTGAGAATCATTTCTCCATTCAACATTCGAATCCCATTTGTCATTCCAAAAATTAAAATTGGTTACACGAGTTACAGCACCGTAAATAATTAATCCGGTCAAAATACCAAGAACAATCGCGATAAATGGTTTGACAACAGATTTCTTAGCAAGTATTAATCCGCCCCAAAGTATCAGAAGAACCGGCCAAAAATCCGATAAATAACCTAAGTCAATATAAAACCAATCAAACTTTGCGGCTAAGATCAAAACACCGATTGTAACAAAAACTAATCCCCAAAATAATTGACCCGCTTTCATTGTTTATTCTCTTTTTTGTTTAATGAATTCATAACTAAATAAATACCACCGGCAACTAAAGCCAGAGGAAGTACATCGGAAAAATCAAAATGTGGGAACCAATTTTCCGCTAAGAATATGAATCCCAACGCGATTAAAATAACGCCTACGACAATTCTTCCTTTTCCGTTTGGATGATCGGTTGATTGTTGACGATCGGTCGACTGTTTTGGTGTCTCGGCCGTTTGCTTATTATCTGAATGAGCATTTTCACTTCCTGAACCCATTTCGTACGAATAAGTTTTGTAGGGTTCTTCTTGAACGACAATCCATAAAATTATGTAGAGTAAAATTCCGAGTCCGTTTATTAAAGTAATAATTACAAAAAGAACTCTAATTAAAACCGGATCGAGGTTCAGATAATCGGCTAAACCGCCGGCAACTCCACCAATAATTTTTTTTGAACGGGAACGATATAGTCTTTCTGCCATGGTAAACCTCTCTTTTGGATTCAAATTTTTAGACGCACTCATTTTTGAAATGTTTTGAGGGTTTTCTATAATTTTCCCACTTTTTTGTCATAAATTGTCACTTAATACTTAAACTTATTTCATCAGGTTACCAACTAGCTGTACCGGTGCTCTCAATAAATTGGAATTCCAGCAATTATGTTATTTGATTAAAATTCTTGATGTTTTTGATCTCGATCCTTCCTCCCTTTATTCAACCACTTCATGGTTGTTATTCAACTCATCAATTTTTAATCTTGGGGTGTTGCCCCAAGCTATTCATATCTGACTCCTTCGGAGTTGTTTCTCAAATATTGCAAAAGACATAAATTATCAAGTTGACTGCGAAGCAGTCAAATATAAATAGCTCGGTGTGAAACACGGAGAAAATGAAACCAGATAAAGTATATGAACCCTGAAGGGGTTCAATTTCATAAAGTTCCTAAATTTTAATGATAGCTTCCTATTTGCATTGATAAATCGGAATAAGTTGTCTATTTTTTAAGATCATAAATTATTTAGTTTATCAATGAAGATTGCTCTGTGTCAAGCCAACCCAATAATCGGCGACATAGATGGAAATAAAGCAAAGATTTTAGAAGGTTATAAAAGGGGAGTAGAAGATCAAGTTGATCTAGTAATTTTCCCTGAACTTTTCCTTTGCGGTTACCAACCTCAAGACCTCGTCGAAAAAAGCGAATTCCGGCAAGCTGTAATTAATGCTGCTAATGAAATTGCTTTGCAAACTAATGAAGTTGGATTAATTTTCGGAACTTTAACCGAAGAATTCGATAATGTTGGTACTGGGATTTATAACTCTGCAGCGGTTTGTTACGACGGAAAAATTCAATTTACTCAGCACAAAACACTTCTCCCAAATTATGATGTATTCGATGAAGTGAGATATTTTGAATCCGCTAAAAATGTTTATGTGCACGAATTCCGTGGTGAAAAATTAGGAATTTCAATCTGTGAAGATATCTGGAACGATGCGGATTACTGGAAAAAAAGACGATACGAATATGATCCTGTTCAACGTTTAGTTGATAAAGGTGCAACAATACTTATAAATATTTCTGCAAGTCCTTATGCCTTTGGCAGAAGACAAGAACGTTACGATATGTTGTCAACTTTGACTAAAACCGATAAACTCCCACTTGCATATGTTTGTACAGTCGGTGCGCAAACCGATTTGATTTTTGACGGTGCAAGTATGTGTTTTGATTCAAAGGGAAAATTACAATATGTTGGTAAATCGTACGAGGAAGATTATTTCATTTTCAATACAAAAAATGAATACGATGAAATAACGGAATTCGAAAAATCTTTTGAAGAGGAAGTACTTGGCGCATTAATATTTGGTCTTCGTGAATACGGCAACAAAACCGGATTCAAAAAAGCATTAATCGGTTTAAGCGGTGGAATGGATTCTGCATTAGTTACCTACATTGCTGTTCAAGCATTTGGTAAAGATAATGTTCATGTTGTAATGATGCCTTCACAATATTCATCAGAAGGAAGTGTGAAAGATTCCGAAAAACTTATTTCAAATCTCGGCATCTCATCCGATATGATTTCTATTCAACCTGTATTTGAAAAAATTAATGAGCAACTTAAAGAAGCATTTAAAGATAAACCGGCTGATACAACCGAAGAAAATTTACAATCCAGAATACGCGGATTGTATTTAATGGCGCTTTCGAATAAACACGGTTATATGCTTTGTGCTACCGGCAATAAGTCCGAAATGGCAGTTGGTTATGCAACTTTGTATGGTGATATGGCAGGAGCTTTAGCGATAATTGGCGATGTTTACAAAACCGATGTTTACAGAATTGCAAATTACATTAATAGAAACGGTGAAATAATTCCGAAAGAAATTATTGATAAAGCGCCTTCTGCCGAATTAAGACCTGATCAAACAGATCAAGATTCGCTTCCCCCTTATCCGGTTCTTGATAGAATATTAAAAATGTATTTAGAAGAGTACAAAGAGTTTAATGAAATAAATAAAGAAATAAAAGATGCGGAAACCGTTCGCAAAGTCTTACGTTTGGTTGACTTAAATGAATTTAAAAGAAAACAAGCTGCACCGGTTCTGCGTGTCACTACAAAAGCATTTGGTTACGGGAGAAGATTCCCAATTGTTCAAAGATGGAGAAAGTAATGTATAGAAGATTTATTCAGTTAATAATTTTATTTGTTTTTACAGTTTCAGTTAACGCACAGTTTGGGCCCGATGTCGATCTAGTTAAAGCCGATCTGTACCAATCATTTGAGAAGATTCACTCAGGAAGCCAACTTAAGTTTGCATTGAAACTTAACATTGAAGATACCTGGCATATTAACTCAGATAAGCCAAATGAAGATTTTCTTATTGCTTCGGAAATAAATATGAAGACAAATGAGAATTTTAATTTACTGTCTGTTGTTTTCCCAAAAGCAAAAGAATACAACTTTGGGTTTTCAGATGTTCCGGTTAGCGTTTTTGAAGGTGAAGTTTTTGTCGGCGGAATTTTGCAAGTAAACGAAAATGCACAAGTCGGTATTTATGAAATTCCAATTGAATTTGTCTATCAAGCATGCAACGATGTAACATGTATGCCGCCGAATTCTATTAGAGATACGATTACTGTTGAAGTTGTCGATAAGCAGACTTCCATTAGTGAAATTAACGGAAATGTATTCTCCAAAATCGATTTAAGTTATGTAAGTGAAACTGTCGAAGACGAAGAATCTCTTGCAAATCAACTTGAATCGAGTGGATTGTTAATAAGTTTACTTTTAGTTTTTCTCGGCGGACTCGCATTAAATCTAACACCTTGCGTTTATCCTTTAATCCCAATAACAGTTGGATATTTTGGCGGACAAAGTGAAGGTAGAACTGGTAAACTGTTTATTCTCGGTGTTCTCTATGTTCTTGGTATGTCCGTCACATATTCGGTAATTGGTGTTGTGACTTCGTTAAGCGGTGCGGTATTCGGAGCGCTTTTGCAAAATCCCATTGTGATAGTATTTATTGCTTTGGTTTTTGTAGTATTATCACTTAGCATGTTTGGTTTGTACGAATTTAAGCTTCCGGATTCGCTTGTAATGAAGGCAGGCGGTGCGAAGTCAGGTGCATTAGGTGCCTTGTTTATGGGCTTAACTATGGGAATCGTTGCGGCTCCTTGTATCGGTCCGTTTGTCATCGGACTTGTAACCTATGTCGCTGCAAAAGGTGATCCTTTCTTTGGATTTTTAATGTTCTTTTTCCTTGCGATAGGATTAGGTACTCCATATTTATTTTTGGCTTTATTTTCCGGTAAAATTAAACAATTGCCCAGAGCAGGTTTTTGGATGGAAGCGGTAAAACATATTTTCGGATTTTTATTACTTGGTATGGCTCTTTACTTTATTGGTCCGCTGTTGCCTAAAGAAGTCAATTATTATTTGTTACCGATATTCGGAATTCTAGCAGGATTAATTTTATTGTTTGTTGATAAAAAAGGAAATGAGATCAAAGGATTCAGAATTTTCAAGTATGTTTTTTCGATACTCGTAATAGCATTATCTGTTTATATGATAATCCCATCAGAAAAAATGTCACCTGATTGGGAAGAATATACTCATGAAAAATATGAAGCAGCTTTAGCGAACAATGATAAAATATTAATAGATTTTTATGCTGATTGGTGTATTCCTTGTAAAGAATTGGATGCATTAACATTTTCAGATCCTCGGGTAATTGAAAAATCAAAAGAATTTGTTGCATTTAAAGTTGATATGACCAGAACAATGGATGAATTTACGGAACAAATACGAGACAAATTCAGTATAGTGGGAATGCCTACTGTACTTATGATTGATTCAAATGGTGATGAAGCAAAACGACTAACAGGCTATGTAAATGCCGATGAATTTTTAGATATGTTATTAAAAATAAATTAGCTCCTTATTCAATTGCTTAAGGAGAATAGCTTTTCTAACTTAGTAAGATACATTTAATTAAATATGTACAAATAAACACAAGAGTTAAGTAAAACAATGACACAAGAAAACGGAAAAAAAGTTGAACAGATTTCCGAAGTTACTGTGATGTTTGCCGGTGATTCCGGTGACGGTATGCAGTTGACCGGAACACAATTCAGTGATACGACTGCAATTGTGGGTAATGATTTAAGTACTTTACCAGATTATCCTGCTGAAATCCGCGCCCCTGCCGGAACACTTTACGGCGTATCGGGATTTCAATTACATTTTAGTTCTAAAGATGTTCATACACCGGGTGATAGTCCTGATGTGTTAGTGGCTATGAATCCGGCTGCATTAAAAGTGAATTTAAGAAATCTAAAACCATCTGCAGTAATTATTGTTAACTCCGATGCGTTTGATTTAAAAAATCTAAAAACTGCTCAGTATGATTCAAACCCTCTCGAGGATGGATCTTTGGATGGATTTAGAGTGCATCAAGTTCCGATAACATCATTAACGTCTAATGCACTTAAAGAAACTTCGTTAAGTACAAAAGAAATACAAAGATGTAAAAACTTTTTTGCGCTTGGTTTAATGTATTGGTTATATAATCGTCCGCTTGAACCTACACAAAAATGGATAGATGCTAAATTTGCAAAATCTCCTCAGTTTGTTGAAGCTAACAATATTGCATTAAAAGCCGGATATTATTTCGGTGAACAGACAGAGATTTTTACTACAAGATATACAGTTGAACCTGCAGAACTTCCTAAAGGAGTTTACAGAAATGTTTCTGGTAATGAAGCTATTGCACTTGGATTTGTTGCTGCCTCAGAATTATCCGGATTGCCGTTATTCTTAGGTTCATACCCAATTACTCCTGCTTCAGATATTCTGCATTTCTTAAGTTCATATAAAAATTTTGGAGTGAAAACTTTTCAAGCAGAGGATGAAATTGCCGGTATCGCTTCGGCAATTGGTGCAGCCTTTGGTGGATCGCTTGCAATAACAACTACTTCCGGTCCCGGTATGGCATTGAAAACTGAAGCGATGGGATTGGCAGTGATGACGGAATTACCAATCGTGATTATAAATATTCAAAGAGGTGGACCAAGTACCGGTTTACCGACGAAAACCGAACAAGCAGATTTATTCCAAGCTATTTATGGCAGAAATGGTGAAGCTCCAATCCCAGTCATCGCAGCAAAAACACCTAGTGATTGTTTTTATAAATCAATAGAAGCCGCAAAAATAGCTCTGAAATATATGACTCCGGTAATCTTGCTTAGTGACGGATATCTGGCAAATGGATCAGAACCTTGGAAAGTTCCACAAGTTTCGGAATTAGAAACTTTCAAGAAAGAATACAGAACCGATCCTGAAAACTTCCAACCATATATGAGAGATGAAAATCTTTCAAGACCTTGGGCAGTTCCGGGCACAGCCGGTTTAGAACATAGAATTGGTGGTCTTGAAAAAGCACACATCACAGGTAACGTAAGTTATGATCCTGATAATCATGATTATATGGTAAGGTTAAGGGCAGAAAAAGTAAAGAATGTTCAGAATGATCTTCCTCCTTTAGAAGTTACTGGAGATGTTGATTCTGATCTATTAGTCCTAGGTTGGGGAGGTACTTTTGGGGCAATTACCGAAGCAGTAAATCTTGCTCGCAAAGGTGGATTAAAAGTAGCTCAAGCTCATCTTGAATACATGAACCCAATGCCAAAAAATACTGAAGAAGTTTTGAGAAAGTATAAGAAAATTCTTATACCGGAATTAAACCTTGGTCAACTTGCAAAAGTAATCAGAGGAGAATTCTTAATCGAAGTAGAATCTTATACAAAAATCAAAGGGTTACCTTTCAAATCTTCTGAAGTGCAAAATAAGATAAGCGAATTACTTGGAGGCGGCAATGGCAGATAATAATATAGAAGTTAAGAAACTAACAGCAAAAGACTTTGCAACCAGTCAGGATGTGAGATGGTGTCCGGGTTGTGGTGATTACTCAATCCTTGCACAGGTTCAAAGAACTTTTCCTGATATTGGAATTCCTAAAGAAAAAATTACATGGATTTCCGGTATTGGTTGTTCAAGCAGATTCCCATATTACATGGAAACATTTGGTATGCACGGAATTCACGGTAGAGCACCCGCGATAGCAACAGGTTTAAAAGTTGCCAGACCTGATCTTTCGGTTTGGGTTGCAACAGGTGACGGTGACTTGCTGAGTATCGGCGGAAATCATTTTATTCATACTTGCAGAAAAAATATTGATCTAAAAATTCTTCTATTCAATAATAGAATTTATGGATTAACAAAAGGGCAATATTCACCAACTTCCGAAAAAGGAAAAGTTACCAAGAGTACACCATACGGTAGTGTTGATTATCCTTTCAATCCAATTTCTTTAGCGATGGGAGCAGAAGCTTCTTTTGTTGCAAGAACAATCGATAGAGAACCAAAGCATATGCAAGAAATGATCAGACGAGCAGCAAAACATAAAGGCACTGCATTTATAGAAATATTCCAAAACTGCAATATTTTCAATGACGGTGCGTTCGAACTTCTTACCGATAAAGAAACAAAAGAAGATCATTTGCTTTACTTGGAACACGGAAAACCGATGATTTTCGGTAAAGAAAAGAATAAAGGTATAAAGTTAGATGGCTTTAAACCTGTTGTGGTTGATTTGAATGATGGTAAACACTCGGTGGATGATTTAGTTGTGCATGATGAATTTGATACTAATGCGGGAAGATCATTCTTGTTAGCACATATGACCGATAACCCTGAACTCCCTACTCCTATTGGTATTTTTAGACAGATTAATAAACCAACATATGATGAAGGTGTTACCGAACAAATAAATAAAATTACCGAGAAAAAAGGAAAAGGTGATTTGGAAAAAGTTCTATTTAGCGGAAATACCTGGGAAGTTAATTAAGTTACTTTTCTTGAGATTATTAAAAGCTAGTCTTCTTTTAACAAAAGCCCAACTTCTTTGAGAAGTTGGGCTTTTCCCATGGTATACTAAACTATGATATTGCAACAAATTTTCGCATCTTAACCCCAAAATTTTTTAGCAAACATGAATTACGAATTATTGAAAGATATTATTCTTAACAACCAGAGATTTATTATATCAGCACATGTTAACCCTGATGCCGATGCAATTGGGTCTGAACTTGCGTTGTATCACGTTCTGAAAAAATTGAATAAAGATGTTAGAGTTATTAATCACAGCGTAACTCCTTACAACCTACTATTCCTTGATAAGGATAAAGCGATAGAAAAGTTTGATGCCGACAAACATGATGAGATTTTTAAAAATGCAGATGTACTTTTTGCATTGGATCTAAATCGGTCTAATAGATTAGTTAGTGTAGAAAAATCTTTTTTGGAAAGTAAAGGGTTAAAAATTTGTATAGATCATCATCAAGACAAAGGGGATTTTGCCGATCATTTTTTTATTGATACCGAATTATCGGCAACCGGTGAATTGATATATGATTTTATACATGAATCAAAAATTGTAGAATTTGATTATGATATTGCTCTTCAAATTTATGCCGCAATAATGACGGATACCGGTTCATTTAAGTACGATAGAACTACTCCAAAAGTTCACAGAATTGCTGCGCATTTGTTGGAACTTGGTGTAAACCCGACTTATGTCTTTGACCAGCTATATGATCAATCCAAATTTGGGAAAATAAAACTATTGGGGAAAGCATTAGATTCATTAACGCTTAGCTCTTCCGGCAAAGTTGGCTTTATGACAATCACTCAAAAAATGTTAAATGAAACCGGTGCAATTGAAGCAGATGTTGATGGATTTGTAAATTTTTGTTTGGCTGTTGAAAACGTTGAAATCGGATTACTCTTTTTTGAATTGAGAGATGGAATTAAAATCAGTTTCCGTTCAAAAGGGAATATTCCGGTTAATAAACTCGCAGAAGAATTCAACGGTGGCGGACACACAAATGCTGCGGGTACAAGATTATTTCATAAAACAATTGATGATCTCTTAAACGAAGTATTATTAAAGGCAGAAAATTATATTAGAGGGGAGAATAAGGATGTTCAATCTTAAGTTTAATTCTGTAAACAAAGTTTCATCTTCTAAACCTGAATCCGCTGTTATTTTATTCGTTCATGAAAAGTTATCGAAATCTGAATTCAAGAATCAATTAGATTTAACAACAATTAAGTTCTCAGAAAAACTTTACCGGAAATATTCTAACGAGGATGTCACTTCCTTTAAATACTCGTTTCATGAGGGAAACATCGAATATCTTCAGATCATAAAATTGAAAAAGGATAAAGTAACAAACGATACTTTTAGAAATGAATTAGCCGGAATTATAAAATTATTAGAATACTTAAAAACACTTTTCATTGT
It contains:
- a CDS encoding T9SS type A sorting domain-containing protein — encoded protein: MKNFNRIILLFLLIFITVCNAQEHFKKLDSVPKEFEEKYMVEEHDWRPLWVGNMWQYSSGGKIKTRFVEKDTVVNDQIYFKKVDYLYDNGHVFMWERNKIDFSSTLMLDVADVNHNSVYNEELLLDSVDMSDDVYYINSYRFVYPGWEYKFFEIPYETRVSRPLWYEVFGDTVLTREVSYDGFFQSEVLADGIGCILIKEEGHWMYLKGAIIYGEQYGTIVSVDEEAIDNQLALSQNYPNPFNPTTTIKFTVANVGTSRDLSLRVYDILGREIQTLLNKPMQPGSYEVQFDGSNLTSGVYFYVLETSGKRLTKKMLLVK
- a CDS encoding Arc family DNA-binding protein, which encodes MNSITVRNIPERVHKKLKQRSELSRRSINSEIIACLEEVLLTNKLEVEQILEKSKMIRDNLNFEINLDELEKAKDNGRI
- a CDS encoding type II toxin-antitoxin system VapC family toxin codes for the protein MIVIDTNVVAYLFMNGEYTQNTERLLKSDSHWCAPLLWRSEFRSILTLYMRKKLLTLNQSFEIMREAQKILKGNEFSVDSIAVLERVNKCKLSAYDLEFVTLAESLKVKLITLDKKIVNEFPKTAVSLKDY
- a CDS encoding DUF5668 domain-containing protein codes for the protein MKAGQLFWGLVFVTIGVLILAAKFDWFYIDLGYLSDFWPVLLILWGGLILAKKSVVKPFIAIVLGILTGLIIYGAVTRVTNFNFWNDKWDSNVEWRNDSQNFIADYDESIENAFLELSAGAGKIVVRKTTDDLINGYTRGDFARYKFDTRISGNKALIDLRMKDSSFRVFEDRIDNRLDIRLNENPIWDMDLKLGAASSILELEEFKIHELSLKTGATDIELRLGDKLERSDVKVEMGAANLEIFVPRNSGCQIRGEMFLSGKDFEGFRKVNNVYETNNFDESSNKIYIEIHGAVSNVEVSRY
- a CDS encoding PspC domain-containing protein — encoded protein: MAERLYRSRSKKIIGGVAGGLADYLNLDPVLIRVLFVIITLINGLGILLYIILWIVVQEEPYKTYSYEMGSGSENAHSDNKQTAETPKQSTDRQQSTDHPNGKGRIVVGVILIALGFIFLAENWFPHFDFSDVLPLALVAGGIYLVMNSLNKKENKQ
- a CDS encoding NAD+ synthase; this translates as MKIALCQANPIIGDIDGNKAKILEGYKRGVEDQVDLVIFPELFLCGYQPQDLVEKSEFRQAVINAANEIALQTNEVGLIFGTLTEEFDNVGTGIYNSAAVCYDGKIQFTQHKTLLPNYDVFDEVRYFESAKNVYVHEFRGEKLGISICEDIWNDADYWKKRRYEYDPVQRLVDKGATILINISASPYAFGRRQERYDMLSTLTKTDKLPLAYVCTVGAQTDLIFDGASMCFDSKGKLQYVGKSYEEDYFIFNTKNEYDEITEFEKSFEEEVLGALIFGLREYGNKTGFKKALIGLSGGMDSALVTYIAVQAFGKDNVHVVMMPSQYSSEGSVKDSEKLISNLGISSDMISIQPVFEKINEQLKEAFKDKPADTTEENLQSRIRGLYLMALSNKHGYMLCATGNKSEMAVGYATLYGDMAGALAIIGDVYKTDVYRIANYINRNGEIIPKEIIDKAPSAELRPDQTDQDSLPPYPVLDRILKMYLEEYKEFNEINKEIKDAETVRKVLRLVDLNEFKRKQAAPVLRVTTKAFGYGRRFPIVQRWRK
- the dsbD gene encoding protein-disulfide reductase DsbD, encoding MYRRFIQLIILFVFTVSVNAQFGPDVDLVKADLYQSFEKIHSGSQLKFALKLNIEDTWHINSDKPNEDFLIASEINMKTNENFNLLSVVFPKAKEYNFGFSDVPVSVFEGEVFVGGILQVNENAQVGIYEIPIEFVYQACNDVTCMPPNSIRDTITVEVVDKQTSISEINGNVFSKIDLSYVSETVEDEESLANQLESSGLLISLLLVFLGGLALNLTPCVYPLIPITVGYFGGQSEGRTGKLFILGVLYVLGMSVTYSVIGVVTSLSGAVFGALLQNPIVIVFIALVFVVLSLSMFGLYEFKLPDSLVMKAGGAKSGALGALFMGLTMGIVAAPCIGPFVIGLVTYVAAKGDPFFGFLMFFFLAIGLGTPYLFLALFSGKIKQLPRAGFWMEAVKHIFGFLLLGMALYFIGPLLPKEVNYYLLPIFGILAGLILLFVDKKGNEIKGFRIFKYVFSILVIALSVYMIIPSEKMSPDWEEYTHEKYEAALANNDKILIDFYADWCIPCKELDALTFSDPRVIEKSKEFVAFKVDMTRTMDEFTEQIRDKFSIVGMPTVLMIDSNGDEAKRLTGYVNADEFLDMLLKIN
- a CDS encoding 2-oxoacid:acceptor oxidoreductase subunit alpha, which codes for MTQENGKKVEQISEVTVMFAGDSGDGMQLTGTQFSDTTAIVGNDLSTLPDYPAEIRAPAGTLYGVSGFQLHFSSKDVHTPGDSPDVLVAMNPAALKVNLRNLKPSAVIIVNSDAFDLKNLKTAQYDSNPLEDGSLDGFRVHQVPITSLTSNALKETSLSTKEIQRCKNFFALGLMYWLYNRPLEPTQKWIDAKFAKSPQFVEANNIALKAGYYFGEQTEIFTTRYTVEPAELPKGVYRNVSGNEAIALGFVAASELSGLPLFLGSYPITPASDILHFLSSYKNFGVKTFQAEDEIAGIASAIGAAFGGSLAITTTSGPGMALKTEAMGLAVMTELPIVIINIQRGGPSTGLPTKTEQADLFQAIYGRNGEAPIPVIAAKTPSDCFYKSIEAAKIALKYMTPVILLSDGYLANGSEPWKVPQVSELETFKKEYRTDPENFQPYMRDENLSRPWAVPGTAGLEHRIGGLEKAHITGNVSYDPDNHDYMVRLRAEKVKNVQNDLPPLEVTGDVDSDLLVLGWGGTFGAITEAVNLARKGGLKVAQAHLEYMNPMPKNTEEVLRKYKKILIPELNLGQLAKVIRGEFLIEVESYTKIKGLPFKSSEVQNKISELLGGGNGR
- a CDS encoding 2-oxoacid:ferredoxin oxidoreductase subunit beta; translated protein: MADNNIEVKKLTAKDFATSQDVRWCPGCGDYSILAQVQRTFPDIGIPKEKITWISGIGCSSRFPYYMETFGMHGIHGRAPAIATGLKVARPDLSVWVATGDGDLLSIGGNHFIHTCRKNIDLKILLFNNRIYGLTKGQYSPTSEKGKVTKSTPYGSVDYPFNPISLAMGAEASFVARTIDREPKHMQEMIRRAAKHKGTAFIEIFQNCNIFNDGAFELLTDKETKEDHLLYLEHGKPMIFGKEKNKGIKLDGFKPVVVDLNDGKHSVDDLVVHDEFDTNAGRSFLLAHMTDNPELPTPIGIFRQINKPTYDEGVTEQINKITEKKGKGDLEKVLFSGNTWEVN
- a CDS encoding bifunctional oligoribonuclease/PAP phosphatase NrnA, with amino-acid sequence MNYELLKDIILNNQRFIISAHVNPDADAIGSELALYHVLKKLNKDVRVINHSVTPYNLLFLDKDKAIEKFDADKHDEIFKNADVLFALDLNRSNRLVSVEKSFLESKGLKICIDHHQDKGDFADHFFIDTELSATGELIYDFIHESKIVEFDYDIALQIYAAIMTDTGSFKYDRTTPKVHRIAAHLLELGVNPTYVFDQLYDQSKFGKIKLLGKALDSLTLSSSGKVGFMTITQKMLNETGAIEADVDGFVNFCLAVENVEIGLLFFELRDGIKISFRSKGNIPVNKLAEEFNGGGHTNAAGTRLFHKTIDDLLNEVLLKAENYIRGENKDVQS